From a region of the Triticum aestivum cultivar Chinese Spring chromosome 7D, IWGSC CS RefSeq v2.1, whole genome shotgun sequence genome:
- the LOC123164108 gene encoding uncharacterized protein, with protein MSGMEGDEAGAAAAAAARIRVVRCPKCDKFLPELPAYSVYVCGGCGATLQAKRKNSAQALDSSDNGNMKYLEVLESVPETSEATMAGASIEYKSVPNRMPPLHSRSVYSRDNSRITRETSTSSVKANIRDDVKEAKYMRFRNVENGENAHPVRARGVSDIRSRSPIDSVPPNAVRGEGPADHHLKSRNTYSNREHANDTDLDGPSRVRDLEKDRAELLRMLDELRDQVQQSCEVNGPDTSATVNRAADASSSYNIHERSSQFRHDPSQLHRKGTHHSSSMNMRNPSVPHVYGPLPAQQNLHGYVEPIPHARTSSYPAGPYPWRNFDNYFFGQHDPDPLLSCHHEGFYHQAACSCSHCYHREFLPVQGTPLGFSDQRAPYLVNSYGAYPVDGPLLGQQRYNSRGANPSLQQHNLRANISKKPAQTCEPIAGGAPFTICYNCYEVLQLPNKRSLLGKEYKLRCGSCSHTIVIKLDGTRLDVSELVPSAHLSPARQNGIGDNMADNLRATAEDRLLPPYAFSVASQQSQEKDKHSNSSETDSKHTPLGTNSEDSPQSRDLPAEDNVISRTPSLPRRDNCGFSPSEGSGIGSRSTRSEHEKVVLLTETCKQNSIKDVCVANETHSTDNEFDDPDYTEDILNVPQDPGHTRATKVGDSFFTNLIKKSFKMNNGTRNGRARVFVNGFPIPDRAVRKAEKLAGPIYPGDYWYDYRAGFWGVVGQPCLGMIPPYIPEFNYPMPKNCGGGNTGIYINGRELHQKDLDLLVSRGLSDSPERSYIVENSGKVTDEASGEELYGLGKLAPTVEKLRRGFGMRVPKVIVTGQHGTIITHG; from the exons ATGTCAGGAATGGAAGGGGACGAGGCGGGAGCTGCGGCTGCCGCGGCGGCGAGGATAAGGGTGGTGCGCTGCCCCAAGTGCGACAAGTTCCTGCCGGAGCTGCCCGCCTACTCCGTCTACGTCTGCGGCGGATGCGGCGCCACCCTCCAAG CAAAGAGAAAAAACTCGGCTCAAGCTTTGGATTCCTCTGATAATGGAAATATGAAATACCTGGAAGTACTGGAGAGTGTTCCAGAGACATCTGAAGCAACAATGGCTGGAGCTAGCATTGAATATAAATCAGTACCCAACAGAATGCCACCTTTGCACAGTAGATCAGTTTACAGCCGTGATAATAGTCGGATTACAAGAGAGACAAGCACCTCAAGTGTCAAAGCTAACATAAGAGATGATGTCAAGGAGGCCAAGTACATGCGCTTTCGTAATGTGGAAAATGGAGAGAATGCACATCCTGTAAGAGCAAGAGGTGTATCTGACATAAGGTCAAGGTCACCAATCGACAGTGTTCCACCCAATGCAGTCCGAGGAGAAGGCCCTGCTGACCACCATTTGAAGTCGAGGAACACATATTCCAACCGGGAGCATGCCAATGATACAGACTTGGACGGTCCAAGCAGAGTCAGGGATCTTGAGAAAGATCGGGCCGAGCTGTTGAGGATGCTTGATGAGTTGAGAGACCAGGTGCAGCAATCGTGTGAGGTGAATGGGCCGGATACAAGTGCTACAGTCAATAGAGCAGCAGATGCCTCAAGTTCATACAATATTCATGAACGGTCAAGTCAATTTAGGCATGATCCATCTCAATTGCATCGGAAGGGTACTCATCACTCTTCATCCATGAATATGCGGAATCCTAGCGTTCCACATGTCTATGGTCCATTGCCTGCACAGCAAAACCTTCATGGATATGTGGAGCCTATTCCTCATGCAAGAACCTCTAGCTATCCTGCTGGCCCTTACCCATGGAGAAATTTCGATAACTATTTCTTTGGACAGCATGATCCTGACCCTCTCCTCTCTTGCCACCACGAAGGTTTCTACCACCAGGCTGCTTGTTCTTGCTCACATTGCTACCACCGGGAGTTCTTGCCTGTACAGGGAACCCCCCTGGGTTTCAGTGACCAGAGGGCACCGTATCTTGTGAACAGTTACGGAGCCTATCCTGTGGATGGTCCCTTGCTTGGTCAGCAAAGGTACAATTCAAGAGGCGCTAATCCTTCCTTGCAGCAGCATAACCTGAGGGCCAACATAAGCAAGAAGCCTGCACAAACTTGTGAGCCAATTGCCGGTGGTGCTCCTTTCACCATCTGCTACAACTGCTATGAAGTACTGCAGCTACCGAACAAACGCTCCTTGTTGGGAAAGGAGTATAAATTGCGGTGTGGATCATGCTCACACACAATTGTAATCAAGCTTGATGGAACCAGGCTTGATGTATCAGAACTTGTGCCAAGTGCACATTTGTCTCCTGCACGGCAAAATGGCATTGGTGATAACATGGCAGACAACTTGCGTGCTACTGCTGAGGATAGGTTACTTCCACCATATGCTTTTTCTGTAGCAAGCCAGCAATCTCAGGAAAAGGATAAACACTCAAATTCAAGCGAAACAGACAGCAAGCATACCCCTCTGGGGACTAATTCTGAGGATAGCCCTCAATCCAGGGATCTTCCTGCTGAAGACAATGTGATTTCCCGCACACCGAGTTTACCACGTCGTGATAACTGTGGATTCTCACCATCTGAAGGTTCTGGAATAGGAAGCAGAAGTACCCGTTCTGAACATGAAAAGGTTGTACTGTTAACTGAAACTTGCAAGCAGAACTCAATCAAAGATGTGTGTGTAGCAAATGAGACGCACTCGACAGACAACGAGTTTGATGATCCTGATTACACAGAAGATATATTAAATGTACCACAAGATCCTGGCCACACTAGGGCGACAAAGGTGGGTGATTCATTTTTCACCAATCTTATAAAAAAGAGCTTCAAAATGAACAATGGAACACGCAATGGAAGAGCAAGGGTTTTTGTAAATGGTTTCCCTATCCCAGACCGTGCGGTCAGGAAGGCTGAGAAGCTAGCTGGACCAATATATCCTGGTGATTACTG GTATGACTACCGTGCTGGGTTCTGGGGTGTTGTCGGTCAGCCCTGCCTTGGCATGATACCC CCTTATATTCCAGAGTTTAATTACCCTATGCCCAAGAATTGTGGTGGTGGAAACACTGGCATATATATTAACGGAAGAGAACTCCACCAGAAGGATTTGGATTTACTTGTATCTCGAGGACTCTCTGATTCCCCTGAAAGATCTTACATAGTTGAAAATTCTGGGAAAGTTACGGATGAAGCATCTGGCGAAGAGCTTTATGGCCTTGGCAAGCTTGCACCAAC cGTCGAGAAATTGAGGCGCGGATTCGGTATGCGAGTCCCCAAAGTTATCGTGACGGGCCAGCACGGTACAATCATAACCCACGGGTAA